DNA sequence from the Deinococcus planocerae genome:
CGGCGCGGCAGGGCGACGGGGGCGGCCCGCCCGCGGGGGCCCCCGGCGGCCCGGCGTCCCCCGGGGACGGGACCGCCCCGCAGACGGGGAGCGAGGCCGCCTCCCTGCTGGGCGGGCCCTGGCTGTGGTGGCTGAGCCTGCTCGTCTTCGCGGTGTTCACGGCGCTGGCGGGAGCCGTCTTCTGGCTCGCGCTGCGCTTCCGGCCCCCCACCGGAGGGGACGAGAATGGTCCCGACGCCACGCCCGCCACCTCCCCACCCCCCGGCGAGGAGGCGCCCCACCGCGTCCGCGCCGCGTACCGGGCGGCCCTGACGGCGCTGGGTGGAGTCGGCCTGGGCCGCGCGGGCTCCGAGACCCCCGCCGAACACGCGGGCCGCGCCGCCCTCGCCCTGCCGGACCTCGCCGGGCCGCTGGGCCTGCTCGTCGCCGCCTACGCGCCCGTGCGCTACGGGGGCCGCGTGACGGACGAGGACGCGGACGCTGCGGAAGAGGCCGCCCGCCGGGTCGCGGACCTCGCGGCGGGCGCCCGTCCAACCCAGGCGACGACAGAAGGCGGAACCCCATGACGAACGAAGCACTCTCCCCGGTCCAACCCTTCGCCCGCCGCATCCTCGACAACGTGGCGCGGGTGCTCGTCGGCAAGAAGGACGTGACGCGGCTCGCGCTGGCGGGCCTCCTCGCGGGCGGTCACCTCCTCCTCGAAGACGCCCCCGGCACCGGGAAGACGATGCTCGCGCGGGCGCTGGCCCTGTCTCTGGGGCTGGGCTTCCGCCGGGTGCAGTTCACCCCCGACCTGCTGCCGAGCGACGTGACGGGCGTGAGCGTGTACCGCCCCGCCTCCGGCGAGTTCGAGTTCGTGCCCGGCCCCATCTTCACCGGCCTGCTCCTCGCCGACGAGATCAACCGCGCCACCCCCAAAACCCAGTCCGCCCTGCTGGAGGCGATGGGCGAGGGGCAGGTCACCGAGTCGGGCGTCACCCACGTCCTGCGCAGGCCCTTCGTGGTGGTCGCCACCCAGAACCCGGTCGAGCACGAGGGGACGTACCGACTGCCCGAAGCGCAGCTCGACCGCTTCCTCCTCAAGCTCTCGGTCGGCTATCCCACGCTGGAGGAGGAGGTGCGGCTGCTCGCCCGCCTCCAGGGGGAGCACCCCATCGAGACGCTCGGGCCCGTCGCCACGCCCGCCGACCTGCTCGCGGCTCAGGGGGCCGCGCGCCGGGTGCGGGTGGCGGACGACCTGCGGAGGTACGCGGCGGCCCTGAGCGCCCGCACCCGCGCCCACGGGCAGGTGGCGCTGGGCGGCGGTCCGCGCGCCAGCCTCGCTCTGCAAGGGGTCGCGCAGGCCCTCGCGGCGCTGCACGGGCGGGACTTCGTGCTCCCCGACGACGTGAAGGCCGCCGCCCCCGGCGTGCTCGCCCACCGCCTGAGCCTGCGGGTGGAGGCGCGGCTGGCGGGCGTCCGGCCCGAGGAGGTCGTCGCCGACGTGCTGC
Encoded proteins:
- a CDS encoding DUF4129 domain-containing protein; the encoded protein is ARQGDGGGPPAGAPGGPASPGDGTAPQTGSEAASLLGGPWLWWLSLLVFAVFTALAGAVFWLALRFRPPTGGDENGPDATPATSPPPGEEAPHRVRAAYRAALTALGGVGLGRAGSETPAEHAGRAALALPDLAGPLGLLVAAYAPVRYGGRVTDEDADAAEEAARRVADLAAGARPTQATTEGGTP
- a CDS encoding AAA family ATPase codes for the protein MTNEALSPVQPFARRILDNVARVLVGKKDVTRLALAGLLAGGHLLLEDAPGTGKTMLARALALSLGLGFRRVQFTPDLLPSDVTGVSVYRPASGEFEFVPGPIFTGLLLADEINRATPKTQSALLEAMGEGQVTESGVTHVLRRPFVVVATQNPVEHEGTYRLPEAQLDRFLLKLSVGYPTLEEEVRLLARLQGEHPIETLGPVATPADLLAAQGAARRVRVADDLRRYAAALSARTRAHGQVALGGGPRASLALQGVAQALAALHGRDFVLPDDVKAAAPGVLAHRLSLRVEARLAGVRPEEVVADVLRQEPVPAEPVGHSL